A genomic segment from Acidobacteriota bacterium encodes:
- a CDS encoding CDGSH iron-sulfur domain-containing protein translates to MGEIRITAKKNGPFRVEGDLSQIKLTDADGNAYDLTGKPGVSLCRCGGSVSKPFCDGTHSKIGFQAAEAAVKKEEESGPMGTKM, encoded by the coding sequence ATGGGAGAGATTCGAATCACCGCCAAGAAGAACGGGCCCTTCCGCGTGGAAGGCGACCTTAGCCAAATCAAGTTGACCGACGCCGACGGCAACGCCTACGACCTGACCGGCAAGCCGGGTGTCTCGCTGTGCCGCTGCGGCGGCTCGGTGAGCAAACCCTTCTGCGACGGCACCCACTCGAAGATCGGCTTCCAGGCAGCGGAGGCCGCGGTAAAGAAGGAAGAGGAGAGCGGGCCGATGGGAACCAAGATGTAG